One Hermetia illucens chromosome 4, iHerIll2.2.curated.20191125, whole genome shotgun sequence DNA segment encodes these proteins:
- the LOC119653435 gene encoding general odorant-binding protein 99a-like translates to MKILISVFAMIVTVASQQAPSIQSELLKARDECYKSENVSQSDIEKLNNHEYDEDLSHEAKCHIRCFGMKTGLWDDTHGYNVEKSYQYVVNTGSKVSKEDLRKCVTPNTDDDDKCTWAAKNMRCLSKNEYFRMKL, encoded by the exons atgaaaatcTTGATTAGTGTCTTTGCCATGATCGTTACG GTTGCATCACAACAGGCCCCCTCTATCCAAAGTGAACTCCTGAAGGCCCGTGATGAATGTTATAAATCCGAAAACGTTTCACAGTCAGATATTGAAAAGTTGAACAATCATGAATATGACGAGGACTTGAGTCATGAGGCCAAATGCCACATTCGTTGCTTTGGTATGAAAACAGGACTCTGGGATGACACCCATGGATATAACGTCGAAAAGAGTTACCAGTACGTTGTCAATACTGGATCCAAGGTTAGCAAGGAGGATTTGCGGAAGTGCGTGACGCCAAATACTGATGATGACGATAAGTGTACATGGGCTGCTAAGAACATGAGGTGTTTGTCGAAAAACGAATACTTCAGAATGAAACTATAG